In Nitrosospira briensis C-128, a genomic segment contains:
- the dnaJ gene encoding molecular chaperone DnaJ, which translates to MNKRDYYEVLGVNRDSSEEDIKKAYRRLAMKHHPDRNPDNPKSEEHFKEAKEAYEILSDPKKRAAYDQHGHAGVDPNMAGAGAQGFSDAFGDIFGDLFGGRGGQANVYRGADLRYNLEISLEQAARGTETKIRIPTMDACGTCHGNGAKPGTSPVTCPTCNGHGQVRMQQGFFSIQQTCPKCHGSGKFISSPCVTCGGSGRVKHHKTLSVKIPAGVDEGDRIRLSGEGEAGVNNGPSGDLYVVINLTPHSVFQRDHNDLHCEMPISFTTAALGGEIEIPTLDGHAKIRIPAETQSGKVFRLRGKGIKGVRSNNQGDLLCHVVVETPVKLTARQRELLQELEVINQEGGPRHSPRAKSWMDKVREFFAE; encoded by the coding sequence ATGAACAAACGCGATTACTATGAAGTTCTGGGCGTTAACCGCGACAGCAGCGAAGAGGATATAAAAAAAGCCTATCGCAGACTGGCGATGAAACATCATCCGGACCGCAATCCGGATAATCCCAAATCGGAAGAGCATTTCAAGGAGGCCAAGGAAGCCTACGAAATACTGTCGGACCCGAAGAAGCGCGCAGCATACGACCAGCATGGCCATGCCGGCGTGGATCCTAATATGGCGGGCGCGGGTGCCCAGGGATTTTCCGACGCATTCGGCGATATATTCGGCGACCTCTTCGGGGGCCGTGGAGGACAGGCCAATGTCTATCGCGGTGCGGATCTGCGCTATAACCTGGAAATTTCGTTGGAACAGGCGGCACGCGGAACCGAAACAAAGATCCGCATCCCGACGATGGATGCGTGTGGAACCTGCCATGGGAATGGCGCCAAGCCCGGTACTTCACCCGTTACGTGCCCTACCTGCAACGGCCACGGCCAAGTCAGGATGCAGCAAGGGTTTTTCTCGATTCAGCAAACCTGCCCCAAATGCCATGGAAGCGGGAAATTTATCTCGAGCCCATGCGTTACGTGCGGCGGTTCGGGACGCGTCAAGCACCATAAGACCCTGTCGGTAAAGATTCCTGCCGGAGTGGATGAAGGCGACCGTATCCGTTTATCCGGGGAGGGTGAAGCTGGGGTCAACAATGGCCCGTCGGGGGATTTGTATGTCGTTATCAATCTCACTCCTCATTCTGTCTTTCAGCGCGACCACAATGATCTGCACTGCGAAATGCCCATAAGCTTTACCACTGCCGCACTCGGCGGGGAAATTGAAATTCCTACGCTCGACGGCCACGCCAAAATCAGGATTCCCGCTGAAACTCAGAGTGGGAAAGTATTCCGGTTACGCGGCAAGGGCATCAAAGGTGTGCGCAGCAATAACCAGGGCGATCTATTATGTCATGTGGTAGTGGAAACCCCGGTCAAGCTCACGGCGCGTCAGAGGGAGCTGTTGCAGGAACTGGAAGTGATCAATCAGGAAGGCGGTCCTCGCCACAGCCCCCGTGCCAAATCATGGATGGACAAGGTGCGGGAGTTCTTTGCGGAGTAA
- a CDS encoding IS110 family transposase codes for MDVTCIGIDLAKQVFQIHGVDHHGKAVVKKQLRRGQMLSYFRKLAPTLIGMEACGSAHYWARELGEMGHDARLMSPQFVKPYVKSGKNDAHDAEAICEAVSRPSMRFVQVKSVEQQVMQAEHRIRARLIKARTALSNEIRGLLGEFGIVLPASLTRLRRAIPELLEDGENGLLSDFRRLLCLLGEELRKLDDNIKEYDARIAQRAREDERIQRLLRVEGIGPVVASALVSAVGNGKQFCKGRDMAAWLGLTPSQHSSGGKSQLGRISKRGDKYVRMLLIHGARAALKAAENKEDARSRWVTGLAKRRNKNIATVALANKNARIAWSILSREETYRTAV; via the coding sequence ATGGATGTTACCTGTATTGGCATAGACTTGGCAAAGCAAGTATTTCAGATTCACGGTGTTGATCATCACGGCAAGGCAGTAGTAAAGAAACAGCTACGGCGCGGTCAGATGCTGTCGTACTTCCGCAAGCTGGCGCCGACTTTGATCGGCATGGAAGCCTGCGGCAGTGCCCACTACTGGGCACGTGAGTTGGGCGAGATGGGACACGACGCACGCCTGATGTCGCCGCAATTCGTCAAGCCCTACGTCAAGAGCGGCAAGAACGACGCGCATGATGCCGAAGCGATCTGTGAAGCCGTAAGCCGTCCCAGCATGCGCTTTGTTCAGGTCAAGAGCGTGGAACAACAAGTAATGCAAGCGGAACACCGAATTCGCGCCCGGCTCATCAAGGCACGCACGGCACTCAGCAATGAGATACGCGGCTTGCTCGGTGAATTCGGCATTGTACTTCCCGCCTCCCTGACGAGATTGCGCCGAGCCATACCCGAACTGCTGGAAGATGGCGAGAATGGCCTGCTGAGTGATTTCCGCCGACTGCTCTGCCTGCTGGGGGAAGAATTGCGCAAGCTGGATGACAACATCAAAGAATACGATGCCCGCATTGCCCAGAGGGCGCGGGAAGACGAACGCATCCAACGGCTCCTGCGCGTAGAAGGAATTGGTCCGGTCGTCGCCAGCGCCCTGGTGTCTGCGGTAGGTAACGGAAAACAGTTTTGCAAAGGCCGGGACATGGCAGCCTGGCTGGGATTGACGCCAAGCCAGCATTCCAGTGGCGGCAAGAGCCAATTGGGGCGCATCAGCAAACGCGGCGATAAATACGTACGCATGTTGCTGATACACGGCGCACGAGCGGCGCTCAAGGCGGCGGAGAACAAGGAAGACGCCCGTAGCCGCTGGGTGACGGGGCTGGCGAAACGACGCAACAAAAACATCGCGACGGTGGCACTGGCGAACAAGAACGCCCGTATTGCATGGTCAATCCTGAGCCGTGAGGAAACGTATCGAACAGCGGTATAA
- a CDS encoding YchJ family protein has protein sequence MDIDAKTMCCPCGCAEETAKPVGTRRRSPLSDRNKTYVGCCGRYLDDGEAAPTAEALMRSRYTAYTLGREDYLLRTWHHSTRPASLELANKPHSARCKWLGLEVRRHEQLEPDNTMVEFVARYKVDGRAHRLHEISRFVREAGQWFYIDGENV, from the coding sequence ATGGATATAGACGCGAAAACGATGTGCTGCCCGTGCGGCTGCGCAGAGGAAACGGCGAAACCGGTGGGAACCCGGCGGCGCTCCCCTTTATCGGACCGCAACAAAACATACGTCGGCTGCTGCGGCCGCTATCTGGATGATGGCGAAGCGGCTCCCACTGCAGAAGCATTGATGCGCTCACGCTACACTGCCTATACCCTCGGTCGTGAAGATTATCTGCTGAGGACTTGGCATCACAGTACACGTCCCGCTTCACTTGAACTTGCAAACAAACCACACAGCGCGCGCTGCAAATGGCTGGGGCTGGAAGTGAGGCGTCATGAACAGCTAGAGCCGGATAACACGATGGTAGAATTTGTGGCGCGCTATAAGGTGGACGGTCGGGCGCATCGTTTGCATGAAATCAGCCGTTTTGTGCGCGAAGCCGGGCAGTGGTTCTATATTGATGGCGAAAACGTCTGA